TTCTAAACATGGAAAGTTTCTGATACTTCACTACGTTTCAGAGTCATAAtgagtttttcctttttgtttggttggttgAGAACAGGTAgggaaataatttaataattctGAATATTGGATTATATTGTAAGTAAGcaaggttgaagatgaagtcTGGAAAGGAGCAAATAAAATCTCCTCGTGTATATTACTTGGTTGATAAAATGCTTTACAGAAAGTTGTaatatatacaattaacaaacaaatattCTAACTGCCTATCTAATAGAGAAATACATGAATACCCTTTATGTACAACTCAGCAAAGGTAAAGAAATAACAGAATGCAAAGGATTCCTATAAACGGCATGGCAGGTTCCATTTGGCAGCACTCATGACTCTTTTACCTTTCCATCGTGATGGTCCTCCAATACCCCCTGCAAGATGGAGCGTAAAGGTTTATGACACCCATCTTGGataaatgatgatgaagaaCATGAGAAGGTAGAGCCTTTGTCAAAATGTCAGCAACTTGGCAGAGCTAGGAACATACCTAGTGTAGATACTGCCTTCGAGGATTTTGTCGCGAATTAAGTGGCAATCGAGCTCGATATGTTTGGTCCGTTCGTGAAAAATCGGATTTGCAGCGATATGGAGGGCAGCTTGATTATCACAATGAAGTAAAGCTGGCTGAATATGAGGAACCTGAAGAGCAATCAAGATGAAACGTAACCATGTTAGCTCAGAACAAGCTGTTGCCATTGAACGGTACTCGGTTTCGGCTGAGGAGCGAGAGACGACGGAATGTTTCTTGGACttccaagaaatgagagaagaaTCAAGGAAAATGCAATATCCAGTGACGGATCTTATGGTGTCGGGGCAAGAAGCCCAGTCTGAATCACAATATGCATCAAGCTGGAGAGATGAAGCTCTAGGCAGTAGAAGGCCTTGCCCCGGAGCACTTTTATGATATCGAAGAATTTTATGGTCAGCCAAGAGATGTAGATTAGTAGGAGTAGCCATAAATTGACTAAGTGTTTGGACACTAAAACATATGTCAGGTCGAGATACTGTGAGATACAACAGTCGACCTATCAAGCGTCTGTAGATGCTCGGATCTGGCAGGCGTGTGCCTAAGGACTTtgtaaatttaagattttgttcAATTGGAATCTTGGTGGGGTTGCTGCCTAAAGTACCCGAATCTGCCAAGATGTCTAATGTATACTTTCGTTGGCATAAGTGAATTCCTTTGGAGGATCTTGCAATTTCGATGCCAATGCAATTTCGATGCCAAGAAAGTATCTTAGTGTGCCGAGATCTTTAATCTGAAACTTGCTATGCAAAAAATGTTTGAGATCAGTCACTGTGTTGAGATCATTGCTTGCCATAagtatgtcatcaacatacatgAGAAGAGCAACAAAAATGCCATTGATTTATCGGGTGAAGAGGCTGTAATCAGCTTTCGATTGGGAAAAACTAGAATCAATTAAaacatatgaaaatttagaatacCATTGCCTCAaagcttgtttgaggccatataaACTTTTGAGAAGCTTGCAAACTTGGTGAGGTGATCCCTTGGTGTAACCGGGGGGCTTGTTCATGTATATATCCTCATGTAAATCCCCATTTAGAAaggcattatttacatcaaattgatgtaaatgccagCCTTTAATCGATGCAACTGCCAAGAGACATCGCACAGTGACTAACTTAGCAACGGGAGAGAGTTTCTTGATAATCCACTCCTTCAAGTTGAGTATAACCTTTGGCCACTAGACGGGCCTTCAACCTTTCAACACTACCATCCGAATGATACTTTATCTTGTAAACATATTTACAGTCGATGGGAATTTTTCCAGGTGGCAAATCTGTGAGTTCCCAAGTGTGGTTTGCTTCTAAAGTAGCCAGCTCATGGTCCATTGCTTTGCACCAACCCAGATCTTTGATGGCTTGTTTATAGGTCTTGGGTTCAATGTGAGTGGAGATGCTAATGGAAAAGGCTTTGTATGAATGTGAAAAAGAATGATAAGATAATGTTTTTATGTAAAGGAAAAGGAGTACATGAGGACAGTGGCTGCTTGTCCAAGTTTGAAGTGCGAGCAATAAGAGAAGTTTGATGACAATGGAAATCCTGCAGATAACGAGGTGCACTTCGAGTTCTAGTTGACCTGCGAGGGAAAATAGGAAGAGGAGGAAGTGAAGGGGATTCTGTAGGAAGAGGGGGAGGAGTGGGTGAAGGAAGAGGAGAGGTTGTGGGAGAAAGGGGAGGGAAGGGAATGGTAAGGTCTGAAAAATGTGAGTTAGGATGGTTATTTGGAGTTGGATTTTGAAAaggggttgaagaagaagaagtggctGGAATAGAGTGTTGTGTAGTGTCTATTTGcaaggaattaaaaatggaagaggaaggagagaTGCTGTTTGGAATGCAAGAATGGAAGGGGAACACAGTTTCATGAAATTGAACATCTCGGGAGATAAAAATCTGTTGAGTGTTCAAATCAAGTAACTTATAGCTTTTGATTCCGAAAGGATATCCTAAAAACACACACTCCCTTCCACGAGGGTCAAATTTCTTTCTCCCATGGAATAAAGTGGGAGGCATATGCAAGGCaaccaaaaactctaaaatgTTTGTATTGAGGTGGGGTGTGAAACAAGATGTCATAGGGTGTTTTGTTATGAAGGAGAGGGGTGGGTGTCCGATTGATAATGTATACTGCTGTTAAAACacaatcaaaccaaaaaatgaGAGGAACATTTGATTGGAACTTAAGAGCCCGAGCCACATTCATGATGTGTTGGTGTTTGCGCTCTAcgatgccattttgttgaggtgtttcTATGCAACTCCTTTGATGAATAATTCCTTTGAGTTGGTagaaatttttcatttgaaattcgGATCCATTGTCACTTctaatggtttttatttttctttggaattGTGTTTCAATCAAATTGTAGAAAGTGATAATGCAAGGTCTGGcatctaatttattttgaagCATATAAACCCATGTTGTTCGTGAAAGGTCCTCAACTATGGTAAGGAAAAAAGGAGACCCATCATGGGCAATGGTGGAGTTTGGGCCCCAGAGGTcacaatgaaaaatatcaaataaagaTAGAGAAGGGTGTTGAGAATTAGGAAATGGGAGGCGATGTTGTTTTGCCAAAGGGCAAACAGAACAAGGTGtttgattatgaaaatttagattGCTTTTTACAATAGGATCAGAAATTAAAGACATTCTAGAAGGAGATATATGGCCGAGACGGCAGTGCCATAAATTAGACATCAAACGAGTAGCAAAAGCGGAAGTGAATTGATCTTTATTGGTGAATTTGGGTAAGGCATCAACTAGAGAAGAAGGTGCAACCCGTGATCTAAGCAGATGATATAAACCACCTCTTACTTCACCCATCCCAATCATTGTCCAAGAAGCTGAGTCCTGAAAAAAACAAGAGTTGGAGAGGAAAATGAGACAATAAGAATTGTTTTGTGCAAGTCTTTTGGCAGAGagtaaattgaaatgaaatgaaggtaCACACAAAACATGAGAAAGAGTAAGGTGTTCAGAAATTCTCACAACACCAACGTGAGTGACGGGAACTGCCTCTCCATTTGGTAATTGAACTTGGTAAGAAACAGTAGCAGTAATAGATGTGAAAAGAGGTAcaacagatcatgtgatctgtggCACCTGTGTCAATTATCCAAGgtgctgtgtgtgtgtgtgttgatgAGCAAAGAGCCATACCAGAAACATGAGAAGGGTTGATATGGTTAGTAGGCGAGGAAGAAGAAGGTTGTGCAGCAGCAATGGAAGCCATAGGTGTGCTGCCGTTATTAGAGTGTAAAAGAGCAAGAAGCTGCTGGTACTGGTCCTTAGTGAGTGGCACAGGTTCAATAGAGTGAGGGTCATGATCAACATCTGGAGAAGAAGTTCCATAAGTGACAGCTGCTGTaatatttttcagttttccaTGTAGCTTGTGACCAGTAGGGTAACCGTGTAGCTTGTAGCATTTCTCAACGTTGTGGCCAGTCATGTGACAATGTGAGCACACAGGGGCTTCAGCATTTCCAATTTTAAAACAGTTCTTCTCAAGCAAATGACCGGGGATTTTGCAATGGGAGAAATAAGGTCTATTTCCTTTAGGACTGGTGGAATTGGAGAATTTAGGGTTATGTTTGGTGGTGAAATAAGTTGGTTTGGCCATCATGGCCATAAGATCAGAAGGTGCGGAAGTAGAAATTACTTGGTGTTGTCTTTCTTGTTGTTGGACCATAGAGAAAACACGGTTGAGGGGTGGTAATGGTTCAAGGAGCATAATCTGATCTCTGGTATTAGAGTAGGATTCAGATAGTCCCATGAGAAATTGAATGACACAATCACGATCATAACGATCATGAAGAATTTTCAATTTCCCACAGTCACAATTGGGAAGTGGATCATAGAtagcaagttcatcccataagGCTTTCAAGCGACCAAAGTACAAGCTAACAGAGTCTTGGTTTTGTGATAAACCAGTCAAATCACGTTTAAGTTGGAATATACTGGGACCGTTTTGATGAGTAAATCGATCCTTGAGTTCAACCCACAAGGTTCTGGAATCATCAACCAAAGCTAAGCTAGATTTAACAGAAGCACTTACAGAGTTTTGCAACCAAGACACCACTAAATCGTTGCAGCGCTCCCAGGCTTCAAAAAGAGGATCTGAAATATCCACAGGTTTGAGAAGAGTCCCATTGATGAACTCGAGCTTATTCTTCGCCCAAAGAGCTCGACTAATGGCATGCGACCAGCTGACATAGTTATCAGTGTCGAGGAGGTCAGAGACCAAAGCAGTAGCAGGATTGTCACCAGTTTCAATTCGGAATGGGTTGAATGGGTCTGAAAAATTTAGGTAACCCTGAGAAGATTTGTTCGCGTTGGTTGATTTTGGAGTTTCTTCAGTGTTGGTTGTCATTTGGATCGAGGGAGCTCTGGTACCATGTAAGTAAGtaaggttgaagatgaagtcTGGAAAGGAGCAAATAAAATATCCTCGTGTTTATTACTTGCTTGATAAAATGCTTTACAGAAAGTTGTaatatatacaattaacaaACGAATATTCTAACTGCCTATCTAATAGAGAAATACATGAATATCCTTTATGTACAACTCAGCAAAGGTAAAGAAATAACAGAATGCAAATGATTCCTATAAACGGCATGGCAGGTTCCATTTGGCAGCACTCATGACTCTTTTGCCTTTCCATCGTGATGGTcctccaatatatatatttggtcaCAAGGCCTAAAACTTTTGGCCATTGCCTTcacactttctttttttccaagcTTCTTTTTGTCAAAGATGAAATTTGTGTATGCTATGTTTCTTTGTTGGAATGTGGATTCTGGCTGTTAAAATGTAAATACCAGCAGATGGTATGGTAACTTTTTTCTGATGGAATAATACTCATTCACGTAGTTGCTGACATGTTGTAGTTAGCTGAGAAAATAACGGAAAGAAGGATAAACTTTGGCACTTACAATCCCAAACTCTGAATTTTATAAACTATCTGATTGTAGCTCCATTACTTTTTCAAATGGTGGTCCATCTGTGCCCTGATTTTTCTCATCTGGACCAAGAAAAGGGTTGTTCAGAAGGTTAGTTTTCTAAtttgcattattatttttctccacACTGGGACCCAGAGTTCCATGTGTAATGAAGATCTAGTGTAATTCTttagttctgttttttttttttttttgtgccgAAAATGGTGTAATGTATACGGTTGGTCCATCTCTCTGATTAGCCCAAGTTGTTCACAATTACAGAAAAGCAGagactgatttaaaaaaaaaaaaaaaaagattctttaCTGTCGCATGCAGAAATCCCAACAGAAAGTGgtatttgtgattttattttttaaatttgttgggTTTATTTTTGGGACTCGAATTTTGCAAGCTATTAGAATTTGATTGTTGGTTCCGGtttgtcagtttttttttttttgcaatttgttGGGATTTGAtttttgcagtttttttttttttttataagtagatttGATTTTTGCAGTTATGTTTAGTATTTAggcatttagttttttttttttttggcataattAGGATGTGTTTTTTTTGGAAAGGATTCAATGGACGATGTCACGGGTGCTTGGGGGCAGgttcttgaagaagaagaaaggctATGGTTGCTAAGGAGGCTAGTAAGAAGGAAGAATGAAGCTAACGGCTTTAACTGAAGGAAGGGGATGAGTGTAACGGCTGTAACTGCTTTTGCGATTAAACGGGGAGTTTGGGTTTTAAGTGATAGATACCCTTCGTATTGAAATAAGAGGATGTAGTGTTGTTTTGTTTGTAGAGTTGTGAGTTTTGGGCTTTTAGTTAAACGGTGATTATTGTTCTTCGGAATCATAAGATGCGTTTTACGTTTGAGTCTTTGTCGTTTCGATCATCTTCATGCTCTGTGTGTATAAAAGCAGTGCTTGGCCTGTGTAATGATTCATTCATCTGATCATTGAAGTTCTAATACAATTgggaggttgggaattcctcgaaaattcctTGTCAAGATTCACGACGAGAATCTTGCATTTGAGAAATAATTCTGTCTTGTGGTGTGATTTCTTCTTGTGTGAGTTCTGTGCATTCTGGTAGTGAAGGTGCAGTAGTGTTCTTGCTATAAAGTTCATTACAGATGAAAATAGGGGGAAAACCCGGGGAGGGCGGCCTCCTCCTGATTGGATGGAAAGCTTACCTGTCCGCCCCCTGAGTCAGCGAATCTTGCCCCAAGATAGGGTTAGGCCCCATCTGTAGCTGGCAGTTCTCAGCCCTACCGCATGTAGTTGGTACCCTTCTAGAGTTTGGTGGGTATGTGTGGATGTGGCTACTTGCATACAAACTGATGCACATACATGTGGTCAATGGTCATGTAGTTATCTGAACGAATTCAACAATCCATGACCAATAAGTCAGAAATCTCAATTAGTTAACTACTTTTACCAACTGCCCTGCTTAGTTTTCTATTCTCCCAACTTTTTACCAGTACCAACTAGGAGGTGAATGGCTTCTCTGATTAATTATTCGATGTTTAATAGTCTTCTTAAACACATTCTTGATCAATTAAGAGGTAATTCTGTGAGGCTTATTTTGAGACAACTCTCTGGTGTAATATCATTATTCCTTGGCATAATAGTGCATTTTCTGAGTTTAAGTTTATACTTCCATTTTATCTGTATCTTATTAACTTTGAACTTGCATTTGGATagtcatttattttattgtaatcaATTGCATTATTTGAAATGGGGGTTTTAATCAATTGCACTTCTAAATCTTGTAAAGTCCTACCAGACAACCACTGAGTTCTAGCTCCAGTGGAAATTTGATATGGAATGGTGAACTAGATTCTTTTGTTACCTTGGTCTCACTGTAAACTGGTTTTTAGTGCTCATTTCCTTGTATTCAACATTCAAATTTAACTTTGGCCTCTTTTTCCAGTTCTCCATCTTTGAGATTATGCATCATATAATTTTGCAGTGTACAATGGCTATAATTTCCTCGATGCTTTTGTCCTCAGGAGGGCTTTGAGTATCTCATCAGCATATTGCCTTTAGTTTTTATCACATCAGTTCCTTCAGGGTTTCATACAGAACCTAAGATGGGTTCCAGAATTCCATCTCATCAGCTCAGCAATGGCCTTTACGTATCAGGACGGCCAGAGCAGCCGAAGGAAAGGACACCAACTATGAGCTCTGCTGCCATGCCCTATACAGGTGGAGATATCAAGAAGTCAGGAGAACTTGGGAAAATGTTTGATATCCCTGTGGATGGCTCTAAATCTAGAAAATCAGGCCCTCTAACTGGTGCTCCTTCAAGGACGGGATCTTTTGGAGGTGCTGCCACACACTCTGGTCCAATCATGCCTAATGCCACAGTTAGGGCCGGCTATACCACTCTGGGGCCCATATCTTCTGGAGGCATGTCTGGTTCAGCTTCCTTAAAGAAATCAAATTCTGGCCCACTAAATAAGCATGGTGAGCCTTTGAAGAAGTCATCTGGTCCCCAATCTGGTGGAGTAACACCAACAGGCCGCCATAACTCTGGGCCTCTTCATCATGTGCTCCCTGCAACAGGTCTTATTACATCTGGACCCATTTCTTCAGGCCCTTTAAATTCTTCTGGGGCCCCTCGGAAGGTATCTGGTCCTTTAGAATCTATGGGATCGATGAAAGTACCAGGCTCCTCTGTTGTTAACAATCAGGCTGTGACTATTCTTACTCAAGATGATGAGTTTTCCTTCAAGAGGAACCTCCCTAAGTTAGTGTCATGGTCACTAATTCTTCTTTTCGTGATGGGGTTCATTGCTGGTGGGTTTATTCTTGGAGCTGTCCACAATGCCATTCTCCTTATGGTGGTAGTGGCACTTTTCGGTTCAGTTGCTGCATTATTCATCTGGAATACTTTTTGGGGGAGAAGAGCCATTATTGGTTACATTGCTCGTTATCCTGATTCGGAGCTTAGAACTGCGAAGAATGGGCAATATGTGAAGGTCTCTGGGGTATGTAGTTTGCTTTGATGATTTTgtagtttatattattattcttgtaTTGCATCAATGTGTCTCTGTTGAGTGGAACTTCATTTGTTTGATTGTATTTTGCGCTTGCATCATTGACTTTTTCAACTAGTCAGTCATAATAGAGTAAGCTAAATTCATGAGATTAGTGAGGAATAAAGAAGTAAAACCTCTGAATCcctcgctttttttttttcccttttaaagGGGATTATTAATGGTGAGAATCTTATAGTTTATATAgttgaatgtatattttgagcaaACATTTTAAATCTTATTGCTTTTTGGTGAACGtacatttaagaaatatttaaccatcaatttaaaatctcaaaGTTATGAAGATTTGTTAATGGATGTTATGAAGTAAACGTAAGCTATTCATATGGTCtatatatctcattttttcacttataaaaaGATGTACAATGATGGTGTGGCCGGTTTTCCttgtgttcttttctttttcctctctcttgtCCCTTCATATTCTTAAATGACATTTATCACATGTTTGGTTGTTCCTTTTGAAGGTGGTCACTTGTGGCAATGTGCCTCTTGAGACatcatttcaaaatatttctcGATGTGTGTATACATCAACAAGTTTACATGAGTATCGAGGATGGGATTCAAAGGCTGCGAACCCTTCACATCGCCATTTTACTTGGGGGCTCAGATCATTAGAAGTGAGTAATTGAAACATTGGCTTGATAGTTTTGTGGACAGTATGGCTTGATAGTTTTGTGGACAGTATTATTATTATCGAAGTTAAATTTCCGAGCTTCTTGACATTGCCGTAAAAGTTATACATTTATGGGGGTGGTTTGTGTTTGGAATTTATAAGTACTGGAAACACTTCATCTCTCATTTTGAGTTTTCAAAGATTTGAGGACTTTTCAGAAAAATGTTTACTTCATGCACTTAGATAAGGTTTGAGCAGATATGGGGTGGCCTCCTTTTTCTGTATGTACACTGGACTGACTggtattttttgtgaatatctGCCATGATATTTACTAGATGAGGTGTCCATGGCATATCCTAGATGAACAATCTTCTCTTTGCTGctttataaattttgttattttgctaTTGCTGGTCTGCATGCTTGCTTGTTTTAAAGATCCGGTTGTTCCAATGGGTCCTTTGGTGAGTCCAAGAGACCTGGGtccacgggggtgaaatattCTGTCTGGGATTTTACCTTTTTGACTGGTGTCTTCATTCGACAGAGGCGTGTGGTTGACTTCTACATCTCAGATTTCCAGTCTGGATTGAGAGCCTTGGTAAAGACTGGCTATGGAGCAAGGGTGACCCCATATATTGACAACTCAATTGTCATTGATGTTAATCCAGAGAATGAAGAGTTGTCCCCAGAGTTCATCAGGTGGTTGGGAGAGAGGAACCTCTCAAGTGATGATCGGATGATGCGGTTAAAAGAGGGGtataagctctctctctcttctcattgTCAGATTGGAGTTAGACTACTGTTCCCTCTTATGATTACATTTTCTGTGTTTTCATACTGACTCATAAATACTCTGCATTTATGAGGATCAAAGGCTATGTTGGTACCATCATAGTAATTGCCATTCACAAGTCTGGACATTTGAATTTCATTGTTGCATATGTAGGTATATCAAAGAAGGAAGCACAGTTAGTGTAATGGGAGTTGTTCAGAGAAATGAGAACGTGCTTATGATTGTCCCTCCACCGGAGCTGTTCACAACCGGATGCCAATGGGCAAAATGTATTTTCCCTGCTAGCCTCGAGGGTATTGTTTTAAGGTGTGAAGATGCATCGAAGAACGATGTCATACCAGTTTAGCTGTATATGAGCTATGAACTTCTTCAGTTATTGCCTCtccgagttttttttttttttttttttcgttctcTACTAATATTGATGGTATTGGCGGTGGGAGTAACAAGCGATAGGGGGATTATGATGGTTTAAGGTGGGGTTGCCATTCGTATTCCTGGGTGTATAGTTTTGCAGTGTTTcactctgttttattttatttttatttttttcttctagggTGGAATTCTTTTTTTAACGAGGGTGCTTGCTGTAGTGAGGAGTTTTACTACTTGTTTGAGCAGATTAAGATTATGTTAAATAGTAGGAAATTTATGAGGCATCGACTCTATACAGAAACTGACTGGTAATTTGTCTGCATCCACACGCTGAGAAGGATATAATTGTCTTATCGACGCTTTTTATCCCATTTATTTTTCCGTAATAATTTGAGAGCTATCTTAAATGTATGAAATTCGGTtcatttattcaaataatagtaatgataatgagtatgtactttttttttttttgatagaaagtTTGAATTTCATTGCAAAGAGGTACTAAAGACCTCAAATCTGAGTACAAGATAACTGATCAACATAAATAACATGTTCAATAAAAGTAGGAACAAAATGCCACCAAAGCTGCATTTGTGAATTAGTCCATGCATGTCTGGCCAGATTATGTGCAGCAGCATTAGAGAGTCGACCACAATGCTGAATCTTGCAGTTCCCAAAGccttttattaatgttttgatttcagcaataaaattctcataactgTAAAAAAATCAGCTTCACTATTGACTTCTTCGGCCAAATGCTTACATTCACTTTCAATCATAAGGTTTTGGATGCCAGTGTTCAGACAAAATTGCAATCCCCTCAAAACAGCAGTAGCTTCCACAATTTCTGGTTCAAGAAATTCCTCTTCCCCTCTACTTAGAGCCATGATAATAGAACCATAGAAATCTCTAAGAATTGCCCCGATACCAGTTTTGTTTTGATCAAAGAATAAGGATCCATCACAATTAAGCTTAAACCAATCAGTAGGTGGAGGAGACCACCTATAAGTCACTTTATTGGAAGTAACAGTGTGCTGCAACCCAGTAACCTGCATGCCCttctttgaaaaaacaaaatccataacTTGCAGAGGTGGTAAATTAATTTGCTCATGGAtcattttgtttcttctatGCCAGAAACCCCAAGCCAtcagaataaaatcaaataagtcCTCTGATGATCCTTTTGAGAAAACATGCATTGCAATGGCCACGAAAGAATTAAACTGATTCATCTGTTGAAGGTTAGAAAACTTTCTCGACCAGTATTAAGGACAGAAAAATAAAGCATGAGCTAAGTCTTCTCTACTGTGTGCACAAAAACAGCAGGCCCCATCCACATCCACCCTTTTACTAAAAAGATTAGCCTTAGTGGGAAGTATCTCTTTGCATGCTCTCCAAGcaaaaattttaactttgcGAGGGATTTTTAACTTCCGTAAACCATTCCAAAATTTCTTTGTGGATGCCCCATAAGATGTTTCCCCCACATTTTCAGAAACAAGTGACTTAAAAAACCTGTAAGCACTTTTTACACTAAAGCAGCCACTTTCCTCATGCTCATATCCACATGTCAGCCTCATCTGAATAACTTGGATGCAACCTCAATATTGCCTCTGTAATCTTTGAGAGATCTAACCTTAGAAAGGTTCCACCAATGAGTATTGCAATCTATTAGAGAAGAAACATGTCCTTCTAGTTCCTCAATCATCCAATTCTGTTCAATCATCCAATTCTGTTGAGGATTGTGATATGATTTTCTTTCTCAACTCTCTAAAACCAGGCAGCCATACATCATCTAGGATGTGTATATATCTTTCATTCCCTACATTCCATCTCCCTCCTTTTAAGAGCAGATTCCTAGCCTCCCACATTCCTCTCCATACATAAGAGGGAGAGTTACCAAGAGAGGCCTCGAGCAAGTTGCAAGTTGGAAAGTGCAGAAACcgttaagtctttttttttttaatgttttccaTCCATAGCAAGGAGAAGTGCCAATCTATTGTTTTCCAACTCCCCATGACCCCAACGCGCGCCACCGTAGGACTCCCCAGCCGCCAATCTTTTAAACGGCCAAATCAGAATGTCGAACAGAGTGGCGCGTGCGTCACATGCGGCTCAAATCGTGCGTGAGATCCACGTGCCGTCACACTGAGGAGTGCTTGTTGTCGCCATGCACGGCACTTTCGTTGCCAATGACCTCAAATCCTTCAAATCTGACCAACCTCTACTCTCCTAGAATGGCACGTGGCCTCCACGAGCCGCCGCAGTCTCTGACGGTCGTCTGCCGGCATTTCGGCGCATCTCTTGTTTGTTATCTTcctatgttttcttttctcctaACCAGAGACCATGGGAAAGAGGTAGTGGAAGTCTCATGCAGCCAATCCAGACCTACGAAATGCAGCACAAAACACTTCACTACGACTTCTAGTCATAGTATTACAGTATGCTTTTCGAACTGTATCAAAACCGCTTCAAGCGATTTCCTCTTGTGGGAAATGGGTGTGGGTCAAGTCATTGGCCCtagatctttttttattttatttttttatttcttgtattgTATTTGCTGGTTTTGGATGAATATTGGAGCCTCCAACCCTATTGACTATTGTATCCTGTAactgttaaaataataaaaactgaATGAATAAAGCAAGTTTCAGGGTCATGGGGCAAAATGACCTCTTTGTTTTTGGTGAACATACCTCTTTATTTATGCATGGGATCGTTCTCTCCCCCTTTTTTGTACTTTCAATTTCTCCTATTCTGAGTTTGCGTCAATGGTCTCTGGTGCCTTAACATGTTCGGTATAAATATATCCTCTATTGGGAGAAAAACCAAGGACAATCATGTATGACCAAAAGCagtt
This window of the Juglans regia cultivar Chandler chromosome 12, Walnut 2.0, whole genome shotgun sequence genome carries:
- the LOC109020858 gene encoding uncharacterized protein LOC109020858; amino-acid sequence: MTTNTEETPKSTNANKSSQGYLNFSDPFNPFRIETGDNPATALVSDLLDTDNYVSWSHAISRALWAKNKLEFINGTLLKPVDISDPLFEAWERCNDLVVSWLQNSVSASVKSSLALVDDSRTLWVELKDRFTHQNGPSIFQLKRDLTGLSQNQDSVSLYFGRLKALWDELAIYDPLPNCDCGKLKILHDRYDRDCVIQFLMGLSESYSNTRDQIMLLEPLPPLNRVFSMVQQQERQHQVISTSAPSDLMAMMAKPTYFTTKHNPKFSNSTSPKGNRPYFSHCKIPGHLLEKNCFKIGNAEAPVCSHCHMTGHNVEKCYKLHGYPTGHKLHGKLKNITAAVTYGTSSPDVDHDPHSIEPVPLTKDQYQQLLALLHSNNGSTPMASIAAAQPSSSSPTNHINPSHVSGLSFLDNDWDG
- the LOC109021086 gene encoding uncharacterized membrane protein At1g16860-like isoform X1, which codes for MGSRIPSHQLSNGLYVSGRPEQPKERTPTMSSAAMPYTGGDIKKSGELGKMFDIPVDGSKSRKSGPLTGAPSRTGSFGGAATHSGPIMPNATVRAGYTTLGPISSGGMSGSASLKKSNSGPLNKHGEPLKKSSGPQSGGVTPTGRHNSGPLHHVLPATGLITSGPISSGPLNSSGAPRKVSGPLESMGSMKVPGSSVVNNQAVTILTQDDEFSFKRNLPKLVSWSLILLFVMGFIAGGFILGAVHNAILLMVVVALFGSVAALFIWNTFWGRRAIIGYIARYPDSELRTAKNGQYVKVSGVVTCGNVPLETSFQNISRCVYTSTSLHEYRGWDSKAANPSHRHFTWGLRSLERRVVDFYISDFQSGLRALVKTGYGARVTPYIDNSIVIDVNPENEELSPEFIRWLGERNLSSDDRMMRLKEGYIKEGSTVSVMGVVQRNENVLMIVPPPELFTTGCQWAKCIFPASLEGIVLRCEDASKNDVIPV
- the LOC109021086 gene encoding uncharacterized membrane protein At1g16860-like isoform X2, whose amino-acid sequence is MGSRIPSHQLSNGLYVSGRPEQPKERTPTMSSAAMPYTGGDIKKSGELGKMFDIPVDGSKSRKSGPLTGAPSRTGSFGGAATHSGPIMPNATVRAGYTTLGPISSGGMSGSASLKKSNSGPLNKHGEPLKKSSGPQSGGVTPTGRHNSGPLHHVLPATGLITSGPISSGPLNSSGAPRKVSGPLESMGSMKVPGSSVVNNQAVTILTQDDEFSFKRNLPKLVSWSLILLFVMGFIAGGFILGAVHNAILLMVVVALFGSVAALFIWNTFWGRRAIIGYIARYPDSELRTAKNGQYVKVVTCGNVPLETSFQNISRCVYTSTSLHEYRGWDSKAANPSHRHFTWGLRSLERRVVDFYISDFQSGLRALVKTGYGARVTPYIDNSIVIDVNPENEELSPEFIRWLGERNLSSDDRMMRLKEGYIKEGSTVSVMGVVQRNENVLMIVPPPELFTTGCQWAKCIFPASLEGIVLRCEDASKNDVIPV
- the LOC109020866 gene encoding uncharacterized protein LOC109020866 — translated: MPADDRQRLRRLVEATCHSRRVEVTGLQHTVTSNKVTYRWSPPPTDWFKLNCDGSLFFDQNKTGIGAILRDFYGSIIMALSRGEEEFLEPEIVEATAVLRGLQFCLNTGIQNLMIESECFGNCKIQHCGRLSNAAAHNLARHAWTNSQMQLWWHFVPTFIEHVIYVDQLSCTQI